One genomic window of Pseudomonadales bacterium includes the following:
- a CDS encoding AAA family ATPase, whose amino-acid sequence MNEHKNKMDVKYWEGGLTLHEVRAIEKIAHAFGGSAQNQEKKPAKLGSLCDLKVLKPGGNAMLPWKGYAGFRLAGAGREGEFDLVIVTHYNVIIVELKHWNGELTASGDNWYQNGELRERSAVSKTQDKVHLLTSKLAKCGRAFPSFQGHKFDRPKVDFLVVLTGTADASKLPPREQEHVLTLNEFLQLADEGVYNKRFRPHPQANKSLNQDIPVFDQIFSEGETKPKSLIVDGYEAIEKIFPPENIDSIYTEFLSKNKNNKDDFALLRRWNFSELNDVGSKTRDERYKIVSHEKEVLSFIRSNDGDLYNACLRSLTNIDPNNITEEFYELFELPHNYSRLNEFISSFVTKYNEEERATLIKIILNNFASLHDIKIAHRDIGDHSLWLSPGMKMAMSSFMSAYHKPAGTVGERRKVISSGIISIPEEKNSEHNGTEYDRDIYSLGILTWLIMQGKRLNLASTNDAIKNIKDSSAWYASTIQKAISPDPQERYRNAHEFLIAFSDSQPEVNAIELFDSSIIEQYKTEVKLYKTYAEDQEISSNDVKEVYRSGQLLVKIWNNAIDNEDSSNIFSCKAFIEKVEKIQGLGTGFIPSIRDKGITHKSELFLIQDFIDAPSWDTWANYNVSEEQKLKAINALISHVSFLHESEVTHGDIHPGNILVLTEGDELNLYIIDLPDFKLGTTEVKNHRYSPETIHNATAIVRDNYAVIRMSCELLGLDWDSLDEENTHPQLIEIIKAEKSDSSGFISLERFSQSLKELYEASFECIEELNVQLSRQDFNEAISLLPDNGELFLFYEPSTTNSDSVKVLLSGVDSSWTIFFNPINEAIEGGLAPRKADDIPPWIRDKSQLTLPIKINIEPTDYHTDTSALQSYLLAHETFLIDSKAAIKENTQNKEIDEKLSKDIDEQLKKLLADVECDEESAVSIKNEKIATKNIWKAILETETEALPSIEVADEPKPDIRKNELVIPYDSDNEVLDRFSKEDDVIAIRKVDDKEFIVGKVNIDQSTSSEMRIPLSSGKSYPKTGEVLYLRTKRDRASYNRRKKAMERVLNKNAVIPDLTAYFEPSIDQPFTDYKIIPTEEQLDRYDQYDEEGNLTVSLNEAQRDAFKTLFSKGPLSLLQGPPGTGKTEFISAFVHYLLTEGNAQHILLVSQSHEAVNTAVERIRKHCTRLESPIDIVRFSNSEASVSQGLKDVYSRNLIESRIQSFIAELRERIKFIQPSLKLEPEYIDAILNAELGIKKKVKNALRLQADIVDSSDEQLSASLSSSLEALCDQIISELNDSYSIEVSQIELGSIGEKVDKHLNALYGIGPHEHRRISALLELVNDYRDRLSSNPGSYEEFLARSRTLVCGTCVGMGLGHLGLNQNQYDWVIIDEAARSISSELAIAMQSANRILLVGDHKQLPPLFQEEHKNAILRKLGVPRVEPFQKEVFKSDFEKAFLSPYGKAVGKSLLTQYRMAEPISRLVSDTFYEQPLITGDREIPVFYNDGIDVLKAPVTWLDTSECKFGFDSEDGTSLVNLEEINQILAVLKEIEANGDYVEQLASLVSSGEPAIGIICMYGAQKRLLRRKFNELAWSPEFRSLIKIDTVDSYQGKENRIIIVSITRNGKDRKPKFLKEPNRINVAISRAMDRLLIVGSMQMWNRENASLPLGQVTSYIQNHQNDEYRIVPAKQTVKKGGKR is encoded by the coding sequence ATGAATGAACACAAAAACAAAATGGATGTTAAATACTGGGAAGGTGGGTTAACGCTTCACGAGGTTAGAGCAATTGAAAAGATAGCTCACGCATTTGGAGGATCTGCCCAAAACCAAGAGAAAAAGCCAGCAAAACTTGGTTCTTTGTGTGACCTTAAGGTATTAAAGCCCGGCGGCAATGCCATGTTGCCCTGGAAAGGCTATGCAGGGTTTCGCCTTGCAGGTGCTGGCCGCGAAGGAGAATTCGATCTTGTCATCGTAACGCACTATAACGTCATCATCGTTGAGCTGAAGCATTGGAATGGCGAGCTTACTGCGTCTGGTGATAATTGGTATCAAAATGGAGAGCTCAGAGAACGATCAGCTGTCAGCAAAACACAAGACAAGGTTCATCTACTCACCTCGAAACTTGCCAAGTGTGGGAGGGCTTTTCCTAGCTTCCAAGGGCACAAGTTTGACCGTCCCAAGGTAGACTTTCTAGTTGTGTTAACAGGCACTGCTGATGCCTCCAAACTACCGCCTAGAGAACAGGAGCACGTCCTAACACTTAATGAATTTCTCCAGCTTGCGGACGAAGGTGTTTACAACAAACGCTTCCGACCACATCCACAAGCAAATAAAAGCTTAAACCAAGACATCCCGGTTTTTGATCAAATCTTCTCCGAAGGTGAGACCAAGCCCAAAAGCTTAATCGTCGATGGCTACGAAGCCATCGAAAAAATATTCCCGCCTGAGAATATCGACTCGATATACACGGAGTTCTTATCTAAAAATAAGAACAATAAGGACGACTTTGCGCTTCTTAGAAGATGGAACTTCTCTGAGTTGAATGATGTCGGCAGCAAAACACGAGACGAACGCTACAAGATTGTCAGCCACGAGAAAGAGGTTTTATCATTCATACGCTCTAACGATGGGGATCTATACAACGCCTGTCTTCGATCTCTGACCAATATTGATCCAAACAATATTACCGAAGAGTTCTATGAGCTTTTTGAGCTTCCTCATAACTACTCTCGTCTGAACGAATTTATTTCCTCCTTTGTTACCAAGTACAACGAAGAAGAACGAGCGACACTTATCAAAATTATCCTGAATAATTTTGCTTCTCTACATGATATAAAAATTGCTCATCGAGATATTGGTGATCACAGTTTATGGCTTTCTCCTGGTATGAAAATGGCCATGTCCAGTTTTATGTCGGCTTACCATAAGCCAGCAGGAACGGTCGGGGAAAGACGCAAGGTAATTAGCTCAGGGATTATATCAATCCCTGAGGAAAAGAACTCGGAACATAATGGCACCGAATATGACCGTGACATATATTCTCTGGGTATTCTGACCTGGCTGATAATGCAGGGGAAACGCCTCAATCTCGCATCAACCAATGATGCTATAAAAAATATTAAAGATTCCAGTGCTTGGTATGCCTCTACCATACAAAAAGCTATCAGTCCCGATCCGCAGGAGCGCTACAGGAATGCGCACGAATTTTTAATAGCTTTTTCCGATTCACAGCCAGAGGTTAATGCCATAGAGCTATTTGATAGTTCTATTATTGAGCAGTACAAAACCGAGGTGAAACTCTATAAAACATACGCCGAAGATCAGGAAATATCTTCTAACGATGTAAAGGAGGTTTATCGCTCAGGTCAGTTACTTGTTAAGATCTGGAACAATGCCATCGATAATGAAGATTCCAGCAATATCTTTTCTTGCAAAGCTTTTATCGAAAAAGTCGAGAAAATCCAAGGGCTCGGAACGGGGTTTATCCCAAGCATTCGCGACAAGGGTATTACCCATAAATCTGAACTCTTTCTGATCCAAGATTTTATTGACGCGCCTTCATGGGACACATGGGCGAATTATAATGTTTCAGAAGAACAGAAACTCAAAGCCATCAACGCCCTTATCAGCCATGTTAGCTTCCTGCATGAAAGTGAGGTTACTCATGGTGATATACACCCTGGGAATATACTTGTACTGACCGAAGGTGACGAACTAAACCTCTACATCATAGACTTACCTGACTTTAAGCTTGGGACAACAGAAGTTAAGAACCATAGGTATAGCCCAGAAACGATCCATAACGCAACGGCGATTGTTCGCGATAACTATGCAGTTATTCGTATGTCTTGTGAACTTCTTGGGCTCGACTGGGATAGCCTCGATGAAGAAAATACACATCCACAGTTAATTGAAATCATCAAAGCAGAGAAATCTGACAGCTCTGGGTTTATTTCATTGGAGAGGTTTAGTCAGTCACTAAAAGAGCTATACGAAGCCTCCTTTGAGTGTATCGAAGAGCTGAACGTCCAACTATCTCGCCAGGACTTCAACGAGGCTATTAGCCTTTTACCTGATAACGGTGAGCTGTTTCTTTTTTATGAACCCTCAACAACGAATTCAGATTCAGTGAAGGTGTTACTGTCTGGTGTGGACTCTTCCTGGACGATTTTCTTTAACCCTATAAATGAAGCTATCGAAGGTGGACTAGCACCTCGAAAAGCCGATGATATTCCGCCCTGGATTCGGGATAAAAGTCAGTTAACGCTCCCCATCAAAATCAACATCGAACCCACTGACTACCATACGGATACCTCAGCACTTCAGTCCTATCTGCTCGCTCACGAAACATTCCTTATTGATAGTAAAGCAGCCATCAAGGAAAACACTCAAAACAAAGAGATCGATGAGAAGCTTAGTAAAGACATTGATGAACAACTAAAAAAACTGCTTGCTGATGTTGAGTGCGATGAAGAATCTGCTGTTTCAATAAAGAATGAAAAGATTGCAACAAAGAATATATGGAAGGCCATTTTAGAAACGGAAACCGAAGCTCTTCCAAGCATTGAAGTCGCCGATGAACCGAAGCCTGATATTCGAAAGAATGAATTGGTCATTCCCTATGATTCAGATAACGAAGTGCTCGATCGCTTTTCTAAAGAGGATGATGTTATCGCAATCAGAAAGGTCGATGACAAGGAGTTTATCGTAGGAAAGGTCAATATTGACCAGTCCACCAGCTCAGAAATGCGAATCCCGCTTAGCTCTGGTAAGAGCTATCCTAAAACCGGCGAAGTTTTATACCTTCGCACCAAACGAGACAGAGCTTCCTACAATCGCCGTAAAAAGGCGATGGAGAGAGTGCTCAATAAAAATGCTGTCATACCCGACCTGACGGCCTATTTTGAACCCTCTATAGATCAACCATTCACCGATTATAAAATCATTCCTACTGAAGAACAGTTGGATCGCTATGATCAATATGACGAAGAGGGCAATTTAACAGTTAGTCTAAACGAAGCGCAACGGGATGCGTTCAAGACCCTGTTTAGCAAAGGGCCATTGTCACTTCTACAAGGGCCACCAGGTACCGGTAAAACCGAGTTTATCTCAGCGTTCGTGCATTACTTACTTACTGAAGGTAATGCGCAGCACATACTGCTTGTTAGTCAATCACATGAAGCTGTCAATACGGCTGTTGAGCGTATCCGGAAACACTGTACCCGACTGGAATCGCCAATCGATATTGTTCGGTTCAGCAACTCCGAAGCATCTGTTTCCCAGGGGCTTAAAGATGTCTATTCGCGTAATCTGATCGAATCAAGAATACAGTCATTTATTGCAGAACTTAGGGAGCGGATTAAATTTATTCAGCCGTCACTGAAATTAGAGCCTGAGTATATTGATGCCATTCTCAATGCCGAACTCGGCATCAAGAAGAAAGTAAAAAACGCACTTCGTTTGCAGGCGGATATTGTTGATTCATCGGACGAGCAACTGTCAGCCAGCTTATCGTCTAGCCTGGAAGCGCTTTGTGATCAAATCATATCTGAACTCAACGACTCTTACTCCATTGAGGTTAGTCAGATTGAGCTTGGGAGTATCGGTGAGAAAGTCGATAAACACCTTAATGCGCTTTATGGTATTGGCCCTCATGAACATAGACGTATAAGCGCCCTGTTAGAGCTGGTTAATGATTACAGAGACCGGCTTTCCTCAAACCCTGGAAGCTATGAGGAGTTTCTGGCCAGATCCAGAACTTTGGTATGTGGTACTTGCGTAGGAATGGGGCTCGGGCATCTAGGCTTAAATCAGAATCAATATGACTGGGTGATTATCGATGAGGCGGCACGTTCTATATCATCAGAGCTTGCTATTGCAATGCAATCTGCCAATCGTATTTTACTGGTTGGGGATCACAAGCAATTACCGCCTCTATTCCAAGAGGAGCATAAAAACGCCATATTGAGAAAACTGGGTGTTCCAAGAGTGGAGCCATTCCAAAAGGAAGTTTTCAAGAGTGATTTTGAAAAGGCATTTCTGTCTCCATACGGCAAAGCAGTCGGGAAGAGCCTTTTAACCCAATACCGCATGGCTGAACCGATTAGCCGACTGGTTTCAGATACTTTCTATGAACAACCGTTGATCACCGGAGATCGAGAAATCCCTGTATTTTATAATGACGGCATTGATGTTTTGAAAGCACCTGTGACTTGGCTGGACACGTCAGAATGTAAGTTCGGATTCGACAGTGAAGATGGTACGAGTCTCGTTAATCTTGAAGAAATCAATCAGATCCTAGCCGTTTTAAAAGAGATTGAAGCCAATGGCGACTATGTTGAACAGCTTGCCTCCCTGGTCTCTTCAGGCGAACCTGCCATTGGCATTATCTGTATGTATGGCGCTCAAAAACGACTCTTACGAAGAAAGTTCAACGAATTAGCCTGGAGTCCAGAGTTCAGGTCCCTGATCAAAATAGATACCGTTGATAGCTATCAGGGAAAAGAGAATCGCATCATCATTGTGTCTATTACCCGCAATGGCAAAGATCGAAAGCCTAAATTTTTGAAAGAACCCAACCGGATCAATGTTGCCATTTCCCGTGCTATGGATCGTTTGTTGATTGTTGGCTCCATGCAAATGTGGAACCGCGAAAACGCCTCCTTGCCACTTGGACAAGTCACCTCGTATATCCAAAATCACCAAAACGATGAATATCGCATCGTACCAGCGAAACAGACGGTGAAGAAAGGAGGGAAACGATAA
- a CDS encoding PD-(D/E)XK nuclease family protein, with protein sequence MSQLIQFLLVPDGSAARRLRRLLATQSPCMGIMVGTWPELIEQANSAYVIPPQVSDWKSQFHTALEQLPDAFWSNSFEVAPQEVAAEVEAALSLVVSATQPSYNVSDAFLKFDQIPDRPRKHVEDIVRLLVKLDGLLPDELQGIQQLLSADPSAAIRQIVVYHLEGFPSLTRWQGALIDKLNADSGIEPDPALTGLIASLLLDPSSAAPQTSLDALQQRLFAVPEETAPLDDTVQWVGVRDFLEEAEVAAGMAQQMLAETPGLAPADIGLLLPDTFEYSLAVNDAFSAAGLPLSGLPVDHWQRDLGREALFHFLYCRQKPSPAMALAVCLSSPLMPWSKEQGAELAQAVMDGDYRLRPFPAATWAARQMLELLREGDERPDTLAAAIQDFVGLLDGSEQLESHVYHAKAAADELCAALTGKTDIDWSLLRRLSSPKNISTGESPDFNLEGITVWRESHEAWRPVRLLMVLGFASGHYPVASSDSAVFVSEDLLALRDVLGLSLATPADQMRDRRARFKRQLASVAEFVCFTIPRRDASGASQSPSESLVFMGQLYSGIDDGESLIMEMDVAADRDRIRFLPQAGSQSPRLPRAIVAEDMQFECDLLALRTDAEGNLRPESPSSLETLMVSRLAWLLRRINAEPQGWEPERPDVMLLGTLTHQVLEELFQASRPIPDPQAISAQVEPLLDAAIRTHAPFLRAAQWQVERRHLATGITKAALAWRDVLVTLNAEILGTEEWLEGHLEGLPIHGQADILLGLPDGRLLVVDYKRSSANSRRPRMQKGYDSQANLYRTMLQTGGPKMGGARSEDNTALLERLKAGDTTGIVYFMTNDQTSLSDALVVESGAIPGWEVLDGDVAEQAMTLIRERLGEVRAGQLYLNRDGDAAFFDKQAGVKPYALENSPLIPLFTIPGEAREAE encoded by the coding sequence TTGAGTCAATTAATACAGTTTCTTTTGGTGCCCGATGGCAGCGCAGCACGCCGGCTTCGCCGATTATTGGCGACACAATCCCCGTGTATGGGAATCATGGTTGGTACCTGGCCAGAACTGATCGAACAGGCCAACAGCGCGTATGTCATTCCACCTCAGGTAAGTGACTGGAAGTCTCAATTTCATACGGCGCTGGAACAGCTGCCTGATGCGTTCTGGTCGAACAGTTTTGAGGTGGCGCCTCAAGAAGTGGCGGCAGAAGTTGAAGCCGCGCTATCCCTGGTGGTTTCTGCTACGCAGCCTAGCTACAACGTTAGTGATGCCTTTCTAAAATTTGACCAAATCCCTGATCGCCCCAGAAAGCACGTAGAAGATATCGTGCGTTTACTGGTTAAGTTGGATGGTCTGCTACCCGACGAACTACAGGGCATACAGCAACTACTTTCTGCCGATCCATCCGCCGCCATACGACAGATCGTGGTTTATCACCTAGAGGGATTTCCGTCGCTGACACGCTGGCAGGGGGCGTTGATTGACAAGCTCAACGCGGATTCTGGCATAGAACCTGACCCGGCATTGACGGGACTGATAGCGTCGCTCTTGCTCGATCCTTCTTCAGCTGCGCCACAGACCAGTCTTGATGCTTTACAGCAACGTCTGTTTGCTGTGCCAGAGGAGACGGCGCCGCTGGATGATACTGTGCAATGGGTGGGTGTCAGGGATTTTCTGGAAGAAGCCGAAGTGGCGGCGGGCATGGCTCAGCAAATGCTGGCAGAAACCCCGGGGCTAGCGCCAGCTGACATTGGCTTGCTGTTGCCTGATACATTTGAGTATTCACTGGCCGTCAATGATGCATTTTCAGCGGCGGGTCTGCCGCTTTCCGGTTTGCCTGTGGATCACTGGCAGCGGGATCTGGGGCGTGAGGCCCTGTTCCACTTTCTGTACTGCCGGCAAAAGCCTTCACCGGCCATGGCTCTGGCCGTTTGCTTGTCGTCTCCCTTAATGCCCTGGTCGAAAGAGCAGGGTGCCGAATTGGCCCAGGCCGTGATGGATGGCGACTATCGATTGCGCCCATTTCCGGCGGCGACATGGGCTGCCCGGCAGATGTTGGAGCTGTTGCGTGAGGGCGATGAGCGTCCCGACACCTTAGCAGCGGCGATTCAGGACTTTGTCGGCTTGCTGGACGGCAGCGAGCAATTGGAATCCCACGTCTATCACGCGAAGGCAGCGGCCGACGAGTTGTGTGCGGCATTAACCGGAAAGACGGACATCGACTGGAGCCTACTGCGGCGCCTATCCAGCCCAAAGAACATCAGTACCGGGGAATCGCCCGATTTCAATCTGGAAGGGATTACCGTATGGCGTGAATCCCACGAGGCCTGGCGCCCGGTTCGGTTACTGATGGTGTTGGGGTTCGCCTCAGGGCATTACCCGGTGGCCAGCAGCGATTCCGCGGTATTTGTCTCTGAGGATTTACTGGCGCTTCGGGACGTGCTCGGCTTATCGCTGGCAACACCTGCTGACCAAATGCGTGATCGACGGGCGCGATTTAAACGCCAGTTGGCATCTGTTGCCGAGTTCGTCTGTTTCACGATCCCCCGCAGGGACGCCAGTGGCGCATCGCAGTCGCCGTCGGAATCGCTGGTATTTATGGGGCAGTTGTACAGCGGTATCGATGATGGCGAGTCCCTGATTATGGAGATGGATGTGGCGGCAGACCGCGATCGCATTCGTTTCCTGCCGCAGGCCGGTTCACAGTCGCCGCGGCTACCTCGTGCGATTGTCGCGGAAGATATGCAGTTCGAGTGCGATCTGCTGGCACTGCGCACCGATGCTGAGGGTAATCTTCGGCCCGAGTCTCCCAGCAGCCTGGAGACACTGATGGTGTCCAGGCTGGCCTGGCTGTTACGTCGCATCAACGCGGAGCCCCAGGGCTGGGAGCCGGAGCGGCCCGATGTCATGTTGTTGGGCACGCTGACTCACCAGGTCTTGGAGGAGCTGTTTCAGGCATCGCGCCCGATACCCGACCCACAGGCCATCAGCGCACAAGTGGAGCCACTGCTGGACGCGGCCATCAGAACCCACGCACCCTTCCTCCGCGCTGCGCAGTGGCAGGTTGAACGCCGGCATTTGGCCACTGGCATCACCAAGGCCGCCTTGGCCTGGCGAGACGTGTTGGTGACCTTGAACGCCGAAATCCTCGGTACCGAAGAGTGGCTGGAAGGGCACCTGGAAGGTCTGCCCATTCATGGCCAGGCCGATATATTGCTGGGCCTGCCCGATGGCCGATTGCTGGTGGTCGACTACAAGCGCTCCAGTGCCAACAGCCGCAGGCCCCGCATGCAGAAAGGCTACGACAGTCAGGCAAACCTGTACCGCACCATGCTGCAAACCGGCGGGCCTAAAATGGGAGGGGCCAGGAGCGAAGACAATACGGCCTTGCTGGAGAGACTGAAGGCTGGGGATACCACCGGTATCGTCTATTTCATGACTAACGACCAGACGTCGCTGTCCGATGCCTTGGTGGTCGAGTCTGGAGCTATTCCGGGCTGGGAGGTGCTGGATGGCGATGTGGCCGAACAGGCGATGACCCTGATCCGGGAGCGATTGGGCGAGGTGAGGGCAGGTCAGCTGTATTTGAATCGGGACGGCGATGCCGCGTTCTTCGATAAACAGGCGGGCGTGAAGCCCTATGCCCTGGAGAACAGCCCGTTGATTCCGCTATTCACCATTCCCGGTGAAGCCAGGGAGGCCGAATGA